GCCATAAAAATTTCGTCCGGCGGAACTCCGAAAACTGGTGTCGCTGAATATTATGACGGCGATATCCCTTGGTTGCGGACTCAAGAAGTTGATTTCGGGGAAATTTGGGATACAGGTGTAAAAATAACCGAAGCTGGATTAAAAAATTCCAGCGCAAACTGGATACCTGAAAACTGTGTGATCGTTGCAATGTACGGAGCAACGGTCGGAAAAATTGGGGTTAACAAAATTCCGATGTCCACAAATCAGGCGTGCGCTAATATTCAGCTTAATGGGAATATCGCAAACTACCGTTATGTTTTCCATTTTTTATCCAGCCAATATGAATATATAAAATCTCTCGGGGAAGGCTCTCAGACAAATATAAATGCAGGGATTGTGAAAAAGCTCCCAATCCCCATCCCCTGCCCAGAAAACCCAGAAAGATCGCTTAAAATTCAAGCCGAAATCGTCCGCATTTTGGACACCTTTACCGAACTGATCGCCGAGCTGACCGCCGAGCTGACCGCCCGCAAAAAGCAATACAACTACTATCGCGACCAGTTGTTGAGTTTTGAAGAAGGGGAAGTGGAGTGGAAGACGTTGGGGGATCTGGCAGAGAATCTTGATTCGATGCGAAAGCCCATCACGAGTGGCTTAAGAGATCCGGGTGATATTCCGTACTATGGTGCATCAGGCATTGTCGATTACGTTAAAGGCTATATCTTCGATGGGGATTTTTTACTTGTTTCCGAAGACGGTGCTAATTTGTTGGCACGAAATACCCCAATAGCTTTTAGCATCAACGGAAAAAGCTGGGTGAACAATCACGCACACATCCTTAAATTCGAAACATACGCTGAGCGCAGATACGTTGAATATTATATAAACAGCATTGATTTAACGCCCTA
This genomic interval from Candidatus Nitrotoga sp. AM1P contains the following:
- a CDS encoding restriction endonuclease subunit S, with translation MNSMNFMERLLDGVGVEEKALEEIAIKISSGGTPKTGVAEYYDGDIPWLRTQEVDFGEIWDTGVKITEAGLKNSSANWIPENCVIVAMYGATVGKIGVNKIPMSTNQACANIQLNGNIANYRYVFHFLSSQYEYIKSLGEGSQTNINAGIVKKLPIPIPCPENPERSLKIQAEIVRILDTFTELIAELTAELTARKKQYNYYRDQLLSFEEGEVEWKTLGDLAENLDSMRKPITSGLRDPGDIPYYGASGIVDYVKGYIFDGDFLLVSEDGANLLARNTPIAFSINGKSWVNNHAHILKFETYAERRYVEYYINSIDLTPYISGAAQPKLNKKNLESISIPNPSPEEKERIVTILDKFDALANSIREGLPREIALRQKQHEHYRDLLLSFPKPEVVA